GGACCGACGCCACGGCCCGCCCGCAGGTGGAGGTGGCGCTCAGGCATCCCATCGCGCTGCTGGCCAACGCCCTCGGCCCGCCCCCGGCGGACGTGGTCGAGCTGGCCCACGCGCACGGGGTCAAGGTCGCCGCCCTGGCCTCCACCCCGCGCCACGCGCTCAAGCAGGTCGAGGTGGGCGTGGACGTCGTGGTCGCCCAGGGCACCGAGGCCGGCGGGCACACGGGTGAGATCACCACCATGGTGCTCATCCCTCAGGTCGTGGACGCGGTGGACGTGCCGGTGCTCGCCGCCGGGGGCATCGGCAACGGCCGCCAGATGGCCGCCGGTATGGCGCTCGGCGCCGAGGGTGTCTGGACGGGCTCGCTGTGGCTGACGGTCGAGGAGGCCGACACGCCCGAGATGGCCAAGCGCCGCATCCTGCAGGCCACCTCCCGCGACACGGTCCGCTCCCGGAGCTGGACCGGCAAACCCGCCCGGCTGCTCAGGAACGAGTGGACCGACGCCTGGGAGTCACAGGAGTCGCCGGGGACGCTGCCGATGCCGCTGCAGTTCATGCTGGTGTCCGACGCCCTGCGCCGCATCGGCCGCTCGGACGTCTCGGAGCTCGCCACCTTCCCCGCCGGGCAGATCATCGGCATCACCAACCAGGTGCGCTCCACGCGCGACGTCATGTACGCCCTCGTGGAGGAGTACACGGAGGCCCTGGACCGCCTCGGCCGCGTCACGGACGCCTGACCTCACACGGGAACGACGGTCACCAGATCCGCCAGGCCGACGAAGTCGTCGGTGTTCCGCGTGTAGAACGGCAGCCCCCGGCTGGAGGCGATGGCGGCGATCATCAGGTCGACGCGCCGCGGTCGGGGGTCGCGCTTGGCGGCGAGCGTGAGCGCGACGAGGCTCCCGTACCGGGACGCGGCGTCGGCGTCGAAGGGGAGAGGCTCGAAGTCGCCCACGGCGGAACCCAGCTTTTCCAGGCGGGCGGCCCTGACGGCCGCCGATTTGGCCATCGCGACACCCTGGTGAAGTTCGGCGAGCGTGATGGCCGTGATCTCCGGGAGTGCCGGAAGGGCGTCTGCGGAGAGGTCGGCCAGGTCGATGAAGACGCAGGTGTCGATGACTCCTCGGGGGTGCCGCTCAGGCACGGCGCCGCTCCCAGGGATCATCGCCGATGATCTCCTCGTCGCCGAAGAGGTCGTCCGCCTCGCGGCGCATGGCGGCGTAGTCGACCCGCGGGAGCTGTCGATGCTTCGCCACGAGCTCTTCGGCGCTGAGCCGGCGGTGGCGCGGCAGCGGACGGAGCTCCGCCACCTCAACCCCGTTCCGGGTGATGTGGAAGGTCTCGCCTGCTTCCACCTGATTCATGACGGCAGCGGAGTCGTTGCGGAACTCCCGTTGCGTGATGACCTTCATGCCTCCACTGTAGCGCGGTGTAGCCCCACGGGCTACGCGTCAGCGGCCCTCGTAGGTGGCCGGGCGCTTCTCCTTGAAGGCGCGGGTGCCCTCGCGGGCGTCGGCCGAGCCGATCACCGGCCAGCCGAGCTCGTCCGAGACCTTGAGCGCCTCCGGCTCCGGCAGGCCGAGCGTGTCGCGGTAGGTGCGCAGGATCGCCTGGACGGCGAGCGGTCCCGAGGCGGCCACGTCGACGGCGACCTCCAGGGCCACGGTCAGCGCCCGCCCGTCGGGGACCACCCGGTTGACCAGCCCCATCGACAGCGCCTCGGCGGCGGTCACGGCGCGGCCGGTGAGGAGGAGGTCCATGGCGTGGCAGTAGGGGATCTGGCGGGGCAGCCGGACGGCGCTGCCACCCATGGGGAACAGGGCGCGTTTGGCCTCGAACAGCCCAAGCGTGGCCGACTCGGCCACGATCCGCAGGTCCGTGCCGACGAGCAGTTCGGTGCCGCCCGCCACCGCGTAGCCCTCCACCGCGCAGACGATCGGTTTGGTGGGCAGCTCCTCGCGCAGCAGTCCCTTCCAGTGGAAGTTGGGGATCCGCGCCGCGCGGGCCTGCACGTCGGGGTCCGCGGACGGCTGTCCCATCGCCTTGAGGTCGGCGCCCGCGCAGAACGTGCCCGCCGCGCCGGTCAGCACGGCCACCCGGACGTCGTGCTCGGCCGACACGTACGCCCAGGCGGAGGCGAGGCCGACCAGCATGTCCGAGGAGAGCGCGTTGCGGGCCTCGGGGCGGTTCATGGTGACGACCACCACGTGGCCGTCGCGTTCGACGCGGCAGTGGGGGGTGCTGATCGGCAGGAGCTCCACGGACGCCTCCACAGGAACGTGTATCAAGCGCTTGCTAGGTAACGGGATTGTACTCCCGGAAGTTCCCGGTGGAACGCTTAATCAAGCGCTTGCTCCGGCCTCGCGGGCGGGTTACGCTGCCCTGGCAAACAAGAACTTGTTCTCGTTTCACCCTTCCTGGGCAGGCCGGTGACTCGACCACCGACGAGGAGATCCCATGGGCACGCTCGGATTCTGGAGGCTGGCGCAGGCGGATCCGGAGTGGATCGCCGCCGTGGACCCCGACGGCACGGAGCACCGGGCCGGCGACCTGCTCGCCCGCTGCAACCGGCTCGTCCACGGCCTGCGCGAGCTGGGGCTGCGGCCGGGAGACGGCATCTGCGGCCTCATGCCCAACGGGGTGGACGGGCTCGTGCTCTACCTCGCCGCCCTGCAGGCCGGCTGGTACTACACGCCGGTCAACTGGCACCTGACCGGGCCGGAGATCGCCTACATCGTGGCCGACAGCGAGGCCAAGGCGTTCTTCGTGCACCCGAGACACGCCGCCGAGGGCACGCGCGGAGCCGAGGCCATCGCGCCGGAGCGCCGCTTCGCCGTACCGGGCGACATCCCGGGCTTCCGCCCGATCGGCGAGCTGACGGACGGCCGGCCGGACACCGCGCCCGCCGACCGGACCGCCGGCGCCACCATGCACTACACCTCCGGCACCACCGGCAAGCCCAAGGGAGTGCGCCGCCCGCTCAGCGGCCTCGACCCTGACGACGGCGCCGAGCTGATGACGGGGCTGCTGGCGCTGTTCGGCATCACGCCGGGGCGGCCCAACGCCCACCTCGTCACCTCGCCCAGCTACCACACCGCCGTCACCCAGTTCGGCGGCACGGCCCTGCACATGGGTCACACGCTCGTCTACATGGACAGGTGGGACGCCGAGGAGACGCTGCGGCTCTGCGAGCGACACCGGATCACCAACTCGCACCTGGTCCCCACCCACTTCAAGCGCCTGCTCGCCCTCCCCGAGGAGACCCGCGACCGGTACGACCTGTCGTCGTTGCGCTGGATGATCCACGCCGCCGCCCCCTGCCCGGTGCCGGTCAAGCGCGCGATGCTCGACTGGTGGGGCGACTGCGTCTACGAGTACTACGCGGCCACCGAGGGCGGCGGCACCCTGGCCACCCCCCAGGACTGGAGGGCGCACCCGGGCACGGTCGGCAAGGCCTGGCCGATCAGCGAACTGCTCATCGTGGACGACACCGGCGAGCCGGTGCCGACCGGCACCCCCGGCACGATCTACATGAAGATGCTCGGCGTGTCCTTCGAGTACAAGGGCGACCCGGCCAAGACCGAGGCGAGCCGGCTCAAGGACCACTTCACCGTCGGCGACATCGGCTACCTGGACGACGACGGCTTCCTCTACCTGTGTGACCGCAAGGCCGACATGATCATCTCGGGTGGGGCCAACATCTACCCCGCCGAGATCGAGAACGAGATCATGGTCCATCCCAAGGTCGCGGACGTGGCGGTGTTCGGCATCCCCGACGACGAGTGGGGAGAGCAGATCAAGGCCGTGGTCGAGCCCGCGCCCGGAGCCGAGCCGGGGCCCGAACTGGCGGCCGAGATCCTCGCCTCGCTGGAGGGGCGGCTGGCCAGGATGAAGTGGCCCAAGACGATCGACTTCATCGCCGAGATGCCCCGCGAGCCCAACGGCAAGCTGCTCAAACGCAAGCTCCGCGCGCCGTACTGGGAGGGGCGCGAGCGTGCCATCTGAACGAACGGAAGGTCGCCCGTTGCCACCACATGAGACGGACGAGCCGCTGGTCGCCCGGCACGTGCTGGAGTTCCCCGGCGGCTACACCCGCACGACCGGGCCGGTGATCGGCAGGTTCCTGACCGAGTTGCGCGCCGGCCGCGTCGTGGGCGTGCGGACGGCGGAGGGGCGGGTGCTGGTGCCGCCCCTGGAGTACGACCCGGCGACCGGCGACGCCGTCACGGACGAGTACGTCGAGGTCGGCCCGGCCGGGGCGGTCACCGCGGCGGCCTGGGTGCCCGAGCCGCGCGCCGGCCACCCGCTCGACCGGCCGTTCGCCTGGGCCCTGATCAGGCTCGACGGCGCCGACACCGCGCTCGTGCACGCCGTGGACGCCGGCAACCCCAAGGCGCTGCGGCCCGGCACCCGTGTCTGGCCGGTCTGGCGGCAAAACCGTACGGGCCACATCACCGACATCTCCCACTTCGCGCCCGAAGTGACGCGGATCGTCTCGCCGGTCCGGCCTGAGTACCGCATCCAGGCAGGCGGCGCCCTGCGCGTCTTCCTCGACGGGGTCAGGCGCGGCGTCTTCCTCGGCGGCCGGTGCGCCACCTGCGCCAAGGTGTACGTGCCCTACCGGGCCTCCTGCCCCGAGTGCGGCGGCGCCATGGAGGAGCCGGTCGAGCTGCCCGACACCGGCACCATCACCACGTTCGCCATCAACAACCTGCCCGACCCGCGTGCCCCCGAGGTGCCCTTCGTCTCGGCGTACATCCTGCTCGACGGCGCCGACATCCCCATGATCGCCCTCGTCGGCGGGGTGCCCGCGCACGAGGTGCGGCAGGGCATGCGGGTGCGCGCCGAGTGGCTGCCCGAGAGTGAGCGGACGCTGTCCATGGCGAACGTCCGGTGGTTCACCCCCACCGGCGAACCCGACGCGGAGCTGTGATGAGAGACGTGGCGATCGTCGCCTTCGCCCAGACCCGCCACACCGGCCACGACACCGGCCTGTCCGAGACCGAGCTGATCCTCCCCGTGATCAACGAGGTCAAGGAGCGCACCGGCCTGCGCAGGTTCGGCTTCACCTGCTCGGGGAGCTGCGACTACCTCGCCGGGGCGCCGTTCTCGTTCGTCGCGGCGCTCGACGCGCTCGGTGCCTGGCCGCCGATCTCCGAGAGCCACGTGGAGATGGACGGCGCCTGGGCGCTGTACGAGGCGTGGGTGCGGCTCCAGCACGGCGACGTCGACTCGGCGCTGGTCTACGGCTTCGGCAAGTCGTCGCTGGGCGACCTGCGCACGATCATGACGCTCCAGCTCGACCCGTACTACCTGGAGCCGCTGGGCCTGGACCAGCTCTCCGTCGCCGCCCTGCAGGCCGCCGCCCTGGGCGCGGACCGCGCCGAGCTCGACGAGATCGTCCGGCGCAGCCGGGCCGACGGCCGGGCCAACCCGTACGCGCTGGACCTGCCGGCGGAGATCCCCGACGGCTTCGCGGTCGAACCGCTGAAGACCTGCGACATCGCGCCGATCACCGACGGCGCCGCCGCGGTGGTGCTCGCGGCCGGTGATCTCGCCGCGCGACTGTGCGAGCGTCCCGCCCACATCAGGGGCATCGCGCATCGCACAGAGCCCCACTACCTGGGTATGCGGGATCTCGCCCGGTCGGCCTCCGCGGCCGAGGCCGCACGAGCCGCGGGCGCCGGCAAGGGCCCGATCGAGGTGGCCGAGCTGCACGCGCAGTTCGCCCACGAGGAGCTCATCCTGCGCCGCGCGCTGGAGCTCCCCGGCGACACGATCGTCAACCCGTCCGGCGGCCCGCTCGCCGCCAACCCCGTCATGGCCACCGGCCTCATCCGCCTCGGCGAGGCCGCCCGGCGCATCCACGACGGCACCGCCTCGCGCGCCGTCGGCCACGCCGCGAGCGGCCCCTGCCTGCAGCACAACCTCGTCACCGTCCTGGAGGCATGATGGGCCACCGCTGTGCGGTCATCGGCGTCGGGCAGACGCGCTACACGACCAAGCGCCGCGACGTGTCGATCGCCGGGCTGGTGCGTGAGGCCGCGCTGCGCGCCCTGGAGGACGCCGGGCTGACGTTCAGGGACATCGACGCCGTCGTCATCGGCAAGGCGCCCGACCTGTTCGAGGGCGTCATGATGCCGGAGGCGTACCTCGCCGACGCGCTCGGCGCGGCCGGCAAGCCGATGATGCGGGTGCACACCGCGGGCAGCGTCGGCGGGTCCACCGCCCTGGTCGGGGCGAGCCTGATCCAGGGCGGCGTGCACGACCGGGTGCTGGTGGTGGCGTTCGAGAAGCAGTCGGAGTCCAACGCCACCTGGGCCCTGTCCACGCACCTGCCGTTCAGCGCCTCCCTCGTGGTCGGCGCCGGCGGCTACTTCGCCCCGCACATCCGCGAGTACATGCGCCGCACCGGCGCCCCCGGCCACATCGGCACGCTCGTGGCCGTCAAGGACCGGCTCAACGCGCTCCGGAACCCCTACGCCCACCTGAGGATCCCCGGTATCGACCGGGCGATGGTCGAGTCGACGCCGATGCTGTGGGAGCCGATCCGCTACCTGGAGACCTGCCCGTCCAGCGACGGCGCCTGCGCCATGGTGCTGTCGTCGGAGTCCGGGATCACCGGCACGCCCGCGTGGATCCACGGCACCGCCATGCGCTCCGAGCCGATCTTCCGGGCGGGCCGCGACACGGTCAACCCGCAGGCCGGCAAGGACTGCGCCGCCGACGTCTACCGGCAGGCCGGCGTCACCGACCCGCGACGGCAGATCGACGTGGCCGAGGTGTACGTGCCCTTCTCCTGGTACGAGCCGATGTGGCTGGAGAACCTCGGCTTCGCCCCGGAGGGCGAGGGCTGGAAGCTCACCGAGTCCGGGGCCACGGCGCTCGACGGCGACATCCCGTGGAACGCCTCCGGCGGCGTGCTGTCCAGCAATCCGATCGGCGCCTCCGGCCTGATCAGGTTCGCCGAGGCCGCCCTCCAAGTGCGCGGGACGGCGGGGGAGCACCAGGTGGACGGCGCCCGGCTGGCGC
The Nonomuraea muscovyensis genome window above contains:
- a CDS encoding NAD(P)H-dependent flavin oxidoreductase yields the protein MRTRVTDMFGIELPIFAFSHCRDVVAAVSRAGGMGVLGALYFTPEELEMELKWIDDHVDGRPYGVDVVMPASYEGAEFAADELVGRLQAMIPEGHRRFVADLLASHGVPPLSSDADAGKVLLGWTDATARPQVEVALRHPIALLANALGPPPADVVELAHAHGVKVAALASTPRHALKQVEVGVDVVVAQGTEAGGHTGEITTMVLIPQVVDAVDVPVLAAGGIGNGRQMAAGMALGAEGVWTGSLWLTVEEADTPEMAKRRILQATSRDTVRSRSWTGKPARLLRNEWTDAWESQESPGTLPMPLQFMLVSDALRRIGRSDVSELATFPAGQIIGITNQVRSTRDVMYALVEEYTEALDRLGRVTDA
- a CDS encoding type II toxin-antitoxin system VapC family toxin, translating into MPERHPRGVIDTCVFIDLADLSADALPALPEITAITLAELHQGVAMAKSAAVRAARLEKLGSAVGDFEPLPFDADAASRYGSLVALTLAAKRDPRPRRVDLMIAAIASSRGLPFYTRNTDDFVGLADLVTVVPV
- a CDS encoding type II toxin-antitoxin system Phd/YefM family antitoxin, which produces MKVITQREFRNDSAAVMNQVEAGETFHITRNGVEVAELRPLPRHRRLSAEELVAKHRQLPRVDYAAMRREADDLFGDEEIIGDDPWERRRA
- a CDS encoding crotonase/enoyl-CoA hydratase family protein; protein product: MELLPISTPHCRVERDGHVVVVTMNRPEARNALSSDMLVGLASAWAYVSAEHDVRVAVLTGAAGTFCAGADLKAMGQPSADPDVQARAARIPNFHWKGLLREELPTKPIVCAVEGYAVAGGTELLVGTDLRIVAESATLGLFEAKRALFPMGGSAVRLPRQIPYCHAMDLLLTGRAVTAAEALSMGLVNRVVPDGRALTVALEVAVDVAASGPLAVQAILRTYRDTLGLPEPEALKVSDELGWPVIGSADAREGTRAFKEKRPATYEGR
- a CDS encoding acyl-CoA synthetase, with the translated sequence MGTLGFWRLAQADPEWIAAVDPDGTEHRAGDLLARCNRLVHGLRELGLRPGDGICGLMPNGVDGLVLYLAALQAGWYYTPVNWHLTGPEIAYIVADSEAKAFFVHPRHAAEGTRGAEAIAPERRFAVPGDIPGFRPIGELTDGRPDTAPADRTAGATMHYTSGTTGKPKGVRRPLSGLDPDDGAELMTGLLALFGITPGRPNAHLVTSPSYHTAVTQFGGTALHMGHTLVYMDRWDAEETLRLCERHRITNSHLVPTHFKRLLALPEETRDRYDLSSLRWMIHAAAPCPVPVKRAMLDWWGDCVYEYYAATEGGGTLATPQDWRAHPGTVGKAWPISELLIVDDTGEPVPTGTPGTIYMKMLGVSFEYKGDPAKTEASRLKDHFTVGDIGYLDDDGFLYLCDRKADMIISGGANIYPAEIENEIMVHPKVADVAVFGIPDDEWGEQIKAVVEPAPGAEPGPELAAEILASLEGRLARMKWPKTIDFIAEMPREPNGKLLKRKLRAPYWEGRERAI
- a CDS encoding Zn-ribbon domain-containing OB-fold protein, with translation MPPHETDEPLVARHVLEFPGGYTRTTGPVIGRFLTELRAGRVVGVRTAEGRVLVPPLEYDPATGDAVTDEYVEVGPAGAVTAAAWVPEPRAGHPLDRPFAWALIRLDGADTALVHAVDAGNPKALRPGTRVWPVWRQNRTGHITDISHFAPEVTRIVSPVRPEYRIQAGGALRVFLDGVRRGVFLGGRCATCAKVYVPYRASCPECGGAMEEPVELPDTGTITTFAINNLPDPRAPEVPFVSAYILLDGADIPMIALVGGVPAHEVRQGMRVRAEWLPESERTLSMANVRWFTPTGEPDAEL
- a CDS encoding lipid-transfer protein encodes the protein MRDVAIVAFAQTRHTGHDTGLSETELILPVINEVKERTGLRRFGFTCSGSCDYLAGAPFSFVAALDALGAWPPISESHVEMDGAWALYEAWVRLQHGDVDSALVYGFGKSSLGDLRTIMTLQLDPYYLEPLGLDQLSVAALQAAALGADRAELDEIVRRSRADGRANPYALDLPAEIPDGFAVEPLKTCDIAPITDGAAAVVLAAGDLAARLCERPAHIRGIAHRTEPHYLGMRDLARSASAAEAARAAGAGKGPIEVAELHAQFAHEELILRRALELPGDTIVNPSGGPLAANPVMATGLIRLGEAARRIHDGTASRAVGHAASGPCLQHNLVTVLEA
- a CDS encoding thiolase domain-containing protein, which produces MGHRCAVIGVGQTRYTTKRRDVSIAGLVREAALRALEDAGLTFRDIDAVVIGKAPDLFEGVMMPEAYLADALGAAGKPMMRVHTAGSVGGSTALVGASLIQGGVHDRVLVVAFEKQSESNATWALSTHLPFSASLVVGAGGYFAPHIREYMRRTGAPGHIGTLVAVKDRLNALRNPYAHLRIPGIDRAMVESTPMLWEPIRYLETCPSSDGACAMVLSSESGITGTPAWIHGTAMRSEPIFRAGRDTVNPQAGKDCAADVYRQAGVTDPRRQIDVAEVYVPFSWYEPMWLENLGFAPEGEGWKLTESGATALDGDIPWNASGGVLSSNPIGASGLIRFAEAALQVRGTAGEHQVDGARLALGHAYGGGAQFFAMWIVGREKP